The sequence below is a genomic window from Theobroma cacao cultivar B97-61/B2 chromosome 6, Criollo_cocoa_genome_V2, whole genome shotgun sequence.
GTAAAATACAACAGGGTGAAAGCCAAGGGAAGGACAAATGGCTTGATTCATGCGAACAGCatcattaataaaatcaaaacattctcattccttaatttttttttccctttcttaaCAGATCCAAAGCAGAAAAAAATGgggattttatttaattctcaTAGCTGTAATTTTTCGAGATTGATTTTCATTGGCTTTTGGCTTTGTTACCATCGAATCATTGTCTGAATTTGGGAAGTCTTTTGAGTCCTCGGATTTTCCGGAAGTCAAAGCTTGCaactttcattaaaaatgtCACTTTTACATTCTCCGGTCCTTGAACGGTTTTCTCTGAAAAAGAATCAGAAACAACTCCTTCTTATCACTCTCATCCTCCATGGCTGTAAGCAcgtttcttcttttgtttcaaCTTGTAGAACGTTTCTGTTTTTGAATACTTTTTGTCtgcttgaatttttcttgtttcttctgACGTGCATGCTGTTTATCACTTTCCCCTGTTTCATAAATGCTTTACCAGAAACAACTAACCTCTTAAGAGATAGGTTAAAGATATCACGTGCCTTCTAGGTGGGGTTTGATTCGGGAGTCGGGGTATGATCTCACTTTCAAGAGTTTTTAGTTCATCTTGCCCAATCCTGGAAGATGTAGAGATGGTTGAGAAGTTATTACAACCTTCAGATTTTGCAGTTGAGGATGTTATGGCAgaagttgtttatttatttgtttcagATGACAAGGCTGAGAGTGGAGAGCGGGAGAGTTATACCCCAGACCCTGACCATCCACTATATTGTTTTTATGATCATTTGacagtaaaattaaaatttccttTATCCCCAACAGTTTTGGGGTAAGGACATGACCCCTGGAAAAGAACTGTCAGACTTTGTCATTAGATTATTCATGTTTAGATCTGTGTCTTGTGTTCAGACAGGGTAAGATGGACATGTCTCATGTACAGCTGGTGAGTCCATATGAGGATATGATTAAACCATCAGTTTGATCCTTCTGCTAGACTGCATTTAgcactcttttttttctctgaaTCAATCTCTTGGACAGGCATTCCCTGTCAAATTGTTTTTCCCCTCCATCTTACCAGAAATATACATGTCTGCAGTTTCAGATGTCTAGGGATATTAAGATTGaataattttcatttgttcttttattgGTATACTTTTTCCAACATGGTGCTATCTGTAGTAATTTTTATGCTTGTCACAGCGCTCGCATGTGCCCAAATTTGGTGACTGGGACAACGATAATCTACCTTACACAGCCTACTTTGAAAATGCTCGCAAAGAAAGAGCCGGCATAAGGATGAACCCGAATGATCCTGAGGAGAATCCGGAGGCCTTCATGTATACTAGGGGAGGCCTGGAAAGCAATTGTGATTGCCAGCCAGTTCAGGTTCCTCCTGCTGCCGGTTCTCAGAAATCCATTCCAGCAGATAAAAACCACAATGATGGACACAGCAGGCAGAATGCTCCTAACAGAAACGGTTCTTATGATTATCAGAAGAGTGTAAGAAGCCATAGGAGCATGGCATCAGAATCTGGCAGTGAAAAGAGCAACTCTGACCATTCACTTCTGAGGTTCAGTCATCGACGTGCAAACTCTGGCCAGAAGAAAGGTCGGGTTGGGGGAAGTAGCTTCTCTTCATCTGTCTCAGGACAATTTACACACAGAAATGGAAGCTACCAATCTGATAACAATAGAGTTAAGTGTTCTGCCCGAACGTATTACTTACCTTATTGCCTGCCAAGCACAACTTATTCCCTTCATCATTGCAATTTTTTTACCTGACTCTGTTTGGTTTCATCGGATTAGCAGCATCGTAGAACAGCATCAATACCAAAATTTGGGGAATGGGATGAAACTGACCCAACATCAGGTGAAGGGTATACTGCTATATTTAACCAAGTGAAAGCGGAGAAGCAATCTCCAACTTCCAAGTTCCCAACAGTGCCTCCACAGCAGAGCAATTACTCAGACTGTTATCACAGTAAACCTCGAACTCCTTCCTTTTGCTCAAAGGTACAGTCAATAGACACTGCAAGTTTAAACAAACATCGAATTGAGACGGAAAAAGAAGTAGAATTACCAGAACTTTGATCTTTTTCACCGCCCCTTCCTAAAATTTACTCTCTCATTTAATAG
It includes:
- the LOC18597250 gene encoding RPM1-interacting protein 4, which encodes MDMSHVQLRSHVPKFGDWDNDNLPYTAYFENARKERAGIRMNPNDPEENPEAFMYTRGGLESNCDCQPVQVPPAAGSQKSIPADKNHNDGHSRQNAPNRNGSYDYQKSVRSHRSMASESGSEKSNSDHSLLRFSHRRANSGQKKGRVGGSSFSSSVSGQFTHRNGSYQSDNNRHRRTASIPKFGEWDETDPTSGEGYTAIFNQVKAEKQSPTSKFPTVPPQQSNYSDCYHSKPRTPSFCSKVCCCLFSRGSD